In Primulina huaijiensis isolate GDHJ02 chromosome 6, ASM1229523v2, whole genome shotgun sequence, a single window of DNA contains:
- the LOC140978968 gene encoding probable glutathione S-transferase, giving the protein MAEVKVFGAWGSPFSRRVEMALKLKGVEYEYIEEDLTNKSPQLLQYNPVHKKIPVLLHNGKPIAESLVILEYIDETWKNGPSILPKNPYDRAMARFWAKFIDEKCLPAIWKACWGAGEEQVKAKEEAPELLKFLDKELKGKKFFGGDSIGLVDIAANFVAYWSVIISELVGLELITNDKFPNLCKWMEEYVNSSFVKEHLPDREKLAGNFRARFLQTK; this is encoded by the exons ATGGCGGAAGTGAAGGTATTTGGCGCTTGGGGAAGCCCATTTAGCCGCAGAGTGGAGATGGCGCTGAAACTGAAAGGAGTTGAATACGAATACATAGAAGAAGATCTAACCAATAAGTCCCCACAGCTTCTTCAATACAATCCAGTCCACAAAAAGATTCCCGTGCTGCTGCACAATGGTAAGCCGATCGCGGAGTCGTTGGTGATTCTTGAATATATTGATGAAACTTGGAAAAATGGACCATCCATCTTGCCTAAAAACCCTTATGACAGAGCCATGGCGCGTTTCTGGGCTAAATTTATTGATGAAAAG TGCTTGCCAGCAATATGGAAGGCTTGTTGGGGTGCAGGAGAGGAGCAAGTGAAAGCCAAGGAAGAAGCACCAGAACTGCTAAAATTTCTTGACAAGGAGCTAAAAGGGAAGAAATTTTTCGGCGGAGATAGCATCGGGCTGGTCGATATTGCTGCCAATTTCGTCGCCTATTGGTCTGTGATTATCTCTGAATTGGTCGGACTCGAACTCATAACAAACGACAAGTTCCCGAATCTTTGTAAATGGATGGAGGAATACGTCAACTCGAGTTTTGTGAAGGAACACCTGCCTGATCGGGAGAAACTGGCCGGGAATTTCAGGGCTCGATTCCTTCAGACCAAATGA
- the LOC140978966 gene encoding probable hexosyltransferase MUCI70 isoform X4 translates to MAYFKNTELLPERRGIAGVVNKSLDQSEQKSRAYRRGRRFGRISRQGFLFWLLSLGVLLFMYLAYFGLKMHFHGAVSSLRDVKEEFLVKNATEQPPRRPHRQRFSPCEVPFLDSVTYLLEPKDNVKFAHFSLGYIEREEKTSLNEPRFGGHQTLEEREESYHARNRTIYCGFVSKPNGFPSTGFDVDAKDKKYMHKCIVVVSSCIFGSSDFLRRPTSKVISEYSKKNVCFVMFVDEESFVKLSADGNIPDENGYVGLWWIVIVKSLPYEDMRKTGKVPKFLSHRLFPSSRYSIWLDSKLRLNADPMRIIEYFLWRAGSEYAISNHYARHCVWEEVLQNKRLNKYNHSAIDEQFHFYQSDGLTKFDSSDPQIHLPSCTYHSYLRFVSIIVSFFLLIFTVKLHVSAVVPEGSFIVRAHTPMSNLFSCLWFNEVDHFTSRDQLSFAYTYLKLRRLNPNTHFYLNMFKDCERRAITKLFHHRLP, encoded by the exons ATGGCTTATTTCAAGAACACTGAATTGCTACCTGAGAGAAGAGGCATTGCAGGTGTGGTCAATAAGTCTCTGGATCAAAGTGAGCAAAAGTCACGGGCTTATCGTCGAGGGAGGAGGTTTGGTCGGATTTCTAGACAAGGATTCTTGTTTTGGTTGTTGTCACTTGGAGTGCTCTTGTTCATGTATTTGGCTTATTTTGGTTTAAAGATGCATTTTCATG GAGCTGTTTCTTCTTTGAGAGATGTCAAAGAagaatttttggtgaaaaatgctACAGAGCAGCCACCTAGGAGGCCACATAGGCAGC GTTTCTCTCCATGTGAGGTACCATTTCTTGATTCAGTTACATATCTCCTCGAGCCCAAAGATAATGTGAAGTTTGCTCACTTCTCCTTGGGGTATATAGAAAGAGAGGAGAAAACCTCATTGAATGAACCTCGGTTTGGTGGGCATCAAACTCTTGAAGAAAGAGAGGAATCCTATCATGCAAGAAATCGAACCATTTATTGTGGTTTTGTGAGCAAGCCTAACGGATTTCCAAGTACTGGATTTGATGTGGATGCGAAGgacaaaaaatatatgcataaaTGTATTGTCGTCGTGTCCTCGTGCATCTTTGGAAGCTCTGATTTTCTGAGAAGACCAACTAGCAAAGTG ATAAGCGAATACTCCAAGAAAAATGTTTGTTTTGTTATGTTTGTCGATGAAGAAAGTTTTGTCAAGCTGTCGGCCGATGGAAATATTCCGGATGAGAACGGATATGTTGGCTTATGGTGGATAGTAATTGTAAAGAGTTTACCGTATGAAGATATGCGGAAAACTGGAAAGGTGCCTAAATTTTTGTCTCACCGCCTTTTTCCTTCTTCCAG GTATTCAATCTGGCTTGATAGCAAGTTGCGGCTAAATGCTGATCCCATGCGGATCATCGAGTACTTTTTGTGGCGAGCGGGTTCAGAATATGCTATTTCAAATCACTATGCACGTCATTGTGTTTGGGAAGAGGTGCTCCAAAACAAGCGgctaaataaatataatcactCTGCTATAGATGAACAGTTTCATTTCTACCAGTCCGATGGGCTCACCAAGTTTGACTCTTCAGACCCACAAATCCATCTTCCAAGCTGTACATATCATTCATATCTCCGTTTTGTTTCAATCATCGTCTCTTTCTTTCTGCTAATTTTTACAGTGAAACTTCATGTTTCCGCAGTTGTGCCTGAAGGTTCATTTATTGTCAGGGCTCATACACCAATGTCAAATTTGTTTTCATGCCTCTGGTTCAATGAGGTTGATCATTTTACATCACGTGATCAACTGAGCTTTGCATATACTTACTTGAAGTTGAGGCGGCTGAATCCCAACACACACTTCTATTTAAATATGTTCAAG GACTGTGAACGACGAGCAATCACGAAGTTGTTTCATCACAGATTACCATGA
- the LOC140978966 gene encoding probable hexosyltransferase MUCI70 isoform X3: MAYFKNTELLPERRGIAGVVNKSLDQSEQKSRAYRRGRRFGAVSSLRDVKEEFLVKNATEQPPRRPHRQRFSPCEVPFLDSVTYLLEPKDNVKFAHFSLGYIEREEKTSLNEPRFGGHQTLEEREESYHARNRTIYCGFVSKPNGFPSTGFDVDAKDKKYMHKCIVVVSSCIFGSSDFLRRPTSKVISEYSKKNVCFVMFVDEESFVKLSADGNIPDENGYVGLWWIVIVKSLPYEDMRKTGKVPKFLSHRLFPSSRYSIWLDSKLRLNADPMRIIEYFLWRAGSEYAISNHYARHCVWEEVLQNKRLNKYNHSAIDEQFHFYQSDGLTKFDSSDPQIHLPSCTYHSYLRFVSIIVSFFLLIFTVKLHVSAVVPEGSFIVRAHTPMSNLFSCLWFNEVDHFTSRDQLSFAYTYLKLRRLNPNTHFYLNMFKVLYLLKPLPVYKFFNHISCHLPDIIPSRTVNDEQSRSCFITDYHEIKVICTPNVPLREWMKCPVFRQILYLYPRL, translated from the exons ATGGCTTATTTCAAGAACACTGAATTGCTACCTGAGAGAAGAGGCATTGCAGGTGTGGTCAATAAGTCTCTGGATCAAAGTGAGCAAAAGTCACGGGCTTATCGTCGAGGGAGGAGGTTTG GAGCTGTTTCTTCTTTGAGAGATGTCAAAGAagaatttttggtgaaaaatgctACAGAGCAGCCACCTAGGAGGCCACATAGGCAGC GTTTCTCTCCATGTGAGGTACCATTTCTTGATTCAGTTACATATCTCCTCGAGCCCAAAGATAATGTGAAGTTTGCTCACTTCTCCTTGGGGTATATAGAAAGAGAGGAGAAAACCTCATTGAATGAACCTCGGTTTGGTGGGCATCAAACTCTTGAAGAAAGAGAGGAATCCTATCATGCAAGAAATCGAACCATTTATTGTGGTTTTGTGAGCAAGCCTAACGGATTTCCAAGTACTGGATTTGATGTGGATGCGAAGgacaaaaaatatatgcataaaTGTATTGTCGTCGTGTCCTCGTGCATCTTTGGAAGCTCTGATTTTCTGAGAAGACCAACTAGCAAAGTG ATAAGCGAATACTCCAAGAAAAATGTTTGTTTTGTTATGTTTGTCGATGAAGAAAGTTTTGTCAAGCTGTCGGCCGATGGAAATATTCCGGATGAGAACGGATATGTTGGCTTATGGTGGATAGTAATTGTAAAGAGTTTACCGTATGAAGATATGCGGAAAACTGGAAAGGTGCCTAAATTTTTGTCTCACCGCCTTTTTCCTTCTTCCAG GTATTCAATCTGGCTTGATAGCAAGTTGCGGCTAAATGCTGATCCCATGCGGATCATCGAGTACTTTTTGTGGCGAGCGGGTTCAGAATATGCTATTTCAAATCACTATGCACGTCATTGTGTTTGGGAAGAGGTGCTCCAAAACAAGCGgctaaataaatataatcactCTGCTATAGATGAACAGTTTCATTTCTACCAGTCCGATGGGCTCACCAAGTTTGACTCTTCAGACCCACAAATCCATCTTCCAAGCTGTACATATCATTCATATCTCCGTTTTGTTTCAATCATCGTCTCTTTCTTTCTGCTAATTTTTACAGTGAAACTTCATGTTTCCGCAGTTGTGCCTGAAGGTTCATTTATTGTCAGGGCTCATACACCAATGTCAAATTTGTTTTCATGCCTCTGGTTCAATGAGGTTGATCATTTTACATCACGTGATCAACTGAGCTTTGCATATACTTACTTGAAGTTGAGGCGGCTGAATCCCAACACACACTTCTATTTAAATATGTTCAAGGTCCTTTATCTGTTGAAGCCACTGCCtgtgtataaattttttaatcacaTTTCATGCCATCTTCCTGACATTATTCCTTCCAGGACTGTGAACGACGAGCAATCACGAAGTTGTTTCATCACAGATTACCATGAGATTAAAGTCATCTGTACTCCCAATGTACCTTTACGAGAATGGATGAAATGTCCAGTGTTTAGACAAATTTTGTACCTGTATCCGCGGTTGTGA
- the LOC140978966 gene encoding probable hexosyltransferase MUCI70 isoform X1 translates to MAYFKNTELLPERRGIAGVVNKSLDQSEQKSRAYRRGRRFGRISRQGFLFWLLSLGVLLFMYLAYFGLKMHFHGAVSSLRDVKEEFLVKNATEQPPRRPHRQRFSPCEVPFLDSVTYLLEPKDNVKFAHFSLGYIEREEKTSLNEPRFGGHQTLEEREESYHARNRTIYCGFVSKPNGFPSTGFDVDAKDKKYMHKCIVVVSSCIFGSSDFLRRPTSKVISEYSKKNVCFVMFVDEESFVKLSADGNIPDENGYVGLWWIVIVKSLPYEDMRKTGKVPKFLSHRLFPSSRYSIWLDSKLRLNADPMRIIEYFLWRAGSEYAISNHYARHCVWEEVLQNKRLNKYNHSAIDEQFHFYQSDGLTKFDSSDPQIHLPSCTYHSYLRFVSIIVSFFLLIFTVKLHVSAVVPEGSFIVRAHTPMSNLFSCLWFNEVDHFTSRDQLSFAYTYLKLRRLNPNTHFYLNMFKVLYLLKPLPVYKFFNHISCHLPDIIPSRTVNDEQSRSCFITDYHEIKVICTPNVPLREWMKCPVFRQILYLYPRL, encoded by the exons ATGGCTTATTTCAAGAACACTGAATTGCTACCTGAGAGAAGAGGCATTGCAGGTGTGGTCAATAAGTCTCTGGATCAAAGTGAGCAAAAGTCACGGGCTTATCGTCGAGGGAGGAGGTTTGGTCGGATTTCTAGACAAGGATTCTTGTTTTGGTTGTTGTCACTTGGAGTGCTCTTGTTCATGTATTTGGCTTATTTTGGTTTAAAGATGCATTTTCATG GAGCTGTTTCTTCTTTGAGAGATGTCAAAGAagaatttttggtgaaaaatgctACAGAGCAGCCACCTAGGAGGCCACATAGGCAGC GTTTCTCTCCATGTGAGGTACCATTTCTTGATTCAGTTACATATCTCCTCGAGCCCAAAGATAATGTGAAGTTTGCTCACTTCTCCTTGGGGTATATAGAAAGAGAGGAGAAAACCTCATTGAATGAACCTCGGTTTGGTGGGCATCAAACTCTTGAAGAAAGAGAGGAATCCTATCATGCAAGAAATCGAACCATTTATTGTGGTTTTGTGAGCAAGCCTAACGGATTTCCAAGTACTGGATTTGATGTGGATGCGAAGgacaaaaaatatatgcataaaTGTATTGTCGTCGTGTCCTCGTGCATCTTTGGAAGCTCTGATTTTCTGAGAAGACCAACTAGCAAAGTG ATAAGCGAATACTCCAAGAAAAATGTTTGTTTTGTTATGTTTGTCGATGAAGAAAGTTTTGTCAAGCTGTCGGCCGATGGAAATATTCCGGATGAGAACGGATATGTTGGCTTATGGTGGATAGTAATTGTAAAGAGTTTACCGTATGAAGATATGCGGAAAACTGGAAAGGTGCCTAAATTTTTGTCTCACCGCCTTTTTCCTTCTTCCAG GTATTCAATCTGGCTTGATAGCAAGTTGCGGCTAAATGCTGATCCCATGCGGATCATCGAGTACTTTTTGTGGCGAGCGGGTTCAGAATATGCTATTTCAAATCACTATGCACGTCATTGTGTTTGGGAAGAGGTGCTCCAAAACAAGCGgctaaataaatataatcactCTGCTATAGATGAACAGTTTCATTTCTACCAGTCCGATGGGCTCACCAAGTTTGACTCTTCAGACCCACAAATCCATCTTCCAAGCTGTACATATCATTCATATCTCCGTTTTGTTTCAATCATCGTCTCTTTCTTTCTGCTAATTTTTACAGTGAAACTTCATGTTTCCGCAGTTGTGCCTGAAGGTTCATTTATTGTCAGGGCTCATACACCAATGTCAAATTTGTTTTCATGCCTCTGGTTCAATGAGGTTGATCATTTTACATCACGTGATCAACTGAGCTTTGCATATACTTACTTGAAGTTGAGGCGGCTGAATCCCAACACACACTTCTATTTAAATATGTTCAAGGTCCTTTATCTGTTGAAGCCACTGCCtgtgtataaattttttaatcacaTTTCATGCCATCTTCCTGACATTATTCCTTCCAGGACTGTGAACGACGAGCAATCACGAAGTTGTTTCATCACAGATTACCATGAGATTAAAGTCATCTGTACTCCCAATGTACCTTTACGAGAATGGATGAAATGTCCAGTGTTTAGACAAATTTTGTACCTGTATCCGCGGTTGTGA
- the LOC140978966 gene encoding probable hexosyltransferase MUCI70 isoform X5, producing the protein MAYFKNTELLPERRGIAGVVNKSLDQSEQKSRAYRRGRRFGRISRQGFLFWLLSLGVLLFMYLAYFGLKMHFHGAVSSLRDVKEEFLVKNATEQPPRRPHRQRFSPCEVPFLDSVTYLLEPKDNVKFAHFSLGYIEREEKTSLNEPRFGGHQTLEEREESYHARNRTIYCGFVSKPNGFPSTGFDVDAKDKKYMHKCIVVVSSCIFGSSDFLRRPTSKVISEYSKKNVCFVMFVDEESFVKLSADGNIPDENGYVGLWWIVIVKSLPYEDMRKTGKVPKFLSHRLFPSSRYSIWLDSKLRLNADPMRIIEYFLWRAGSEYAISNHYARHCVWEEVLQNKRLNKYNHSAIDEQFHFYQSDGLTKFDSSDPQIHLPSFVPEGSFIVRAHTPMSNLFSCLWFNEVDHFTSRDQLSFAYTYLKLRRLNPNTHFYLNMFKDCERRAITKLFHHRLP; encoded by the exons ATGGCTTATTTCAAGAACACTGAATTGCTACCTGAGAGAAGAGGCATTGCAGGTGTGGTCAATAAGTCTCTGGATCAAAGTGAGCAAAAGTCACGGGCTTATCGTCGAGGGAGGAGGTTTGGTCGGATTTCTAGACAAGGATTCTTGTTTTGGTTGTTGTCACTTGGAGTGCTCTTGTTCATGTATTTGGCTTATTTTGGTTTAAAGATGCATTTTCATG GAGCTGTTTCTTCTTTGAGAGATGTCAAAGAagaatttttggtgaaaaatgctACAGAGCAGCCACCTAGGAGGCCACATAGGCAGC GTTTCTCTCCATGTGAGGTACCATTTCTTGATTCAGTTACATATCTCCTCGAGCCCAAAGATAATGTGAAGTTTGCTCACTTCTCCTTGGGGTATATAGAAAGAGAGGAGAAAACCTCATTGAATGAACCTCGGTTTGGTGGGCATCAAACTCTTGAAGAAAGAGAGGAATCCTATCATGCAAGAAATCGAACCATTTATTGTGGTTTTGTGAGCAAGCCTAACGGATTTCCAAGTACTGGATTTGATGTGGATGCGAAGgacaaaaaatatatgcataaaTGTATTGTCGTCGTGTCCTCGTGCATCTTTGGAAGCTCTGATTTTCTGAGAAGACCAACTAGCAAAGTG ATAAGCGAATACTCCAAGAAAAATGTTTGTTTTGTTATGTTTGTCGATGAAGAAAGTTTTGTCAAGCTGTCGGCCGATGGAAATATTCCGGATGAGAACGGATATGTTGGCTTATGGTGGATAGTAATTGTAAAGAGTTTACCGTATGAAGATATGCGGAAAACTGGAAAGGTGCCTAAATTTTTGTCTCACCGCCTTTTTCCTTCTTCCAG GTATTCAATCTGGCTTGATAGCAAGTTGCGGCTAAATGCTGATCCCATGCGGATCATCGAGTACTTTTTGTGGCGAGCGGGTTCAGAATATGCTATTTCAAATCACTATGCACGTCATTGTGTTTGGGAAGAGGTGCTCCAAAACAAGCGgctaaataaatataatcactCTGCTATAGATGAACAGTTTCATTTCTACCAGTCCGATGGGCTCACCAAGTTTGACTCTTCAGACCCACAAATCCATCTTCCAAGCT TTGTGCCTGAAGGTTCATTTATTGTCAGGGCTCATACACCAATGTCAAATTTGTTTTCATGCCTCTGGTTCAATGAGGTTGATCATTTTACATCACGTGATCAACTGAGCTTTGCATATACTTACTTGAAGTTGAGGCGGCTGAATCCCAACACACACTTCTATTTAAATATGTTCAAG GACTGTGAACGACGAGCAATCACGAAGTTGTTTCATCACAGATTACCATGA
- the LOC140978966 gene encoding probable hexosyltransferase MUCI70 isoform X2, which yields MAYFKNTELLPERRGIAGVVNKSLDQSEQKSRAYRRGRRFGRISRQGFLFWLLSLGVLLFMYLAYFGLKMHFHGAVSSLRDVKEEFLVKNATEQPPRRPHRQRFSPCEVPFLDSVTYLLEPKDNVKFAHFSLGYIEREEKTSLNEPRFGGHQTLEEREESYHARNRTIYCGFVSKPNGFPSTGFDVDAKDKKYMHKCIVVVSSCIFGSSDFLRRPTSKVISEYSKKNVCFVMFVDEESFVKLSADGNIPDENGYVGLWWIVIVKSLPYEDMRKTGKVPKFLSHRLFPSSRYSIWLDSKLRLNADPMRIIEYFLWRAGSEYAISNHYARHCVWEEVLQNKRLNKYNHSAIDEQFHFYQSDGLTKFDSSDPQIHLPSFVPEGSFIVRAHTPMSNLFSCLWFNEVDHFTSRDQLSFAYTYLKLRRLNPNTHFYLNMFKVLYLLKPLPVYKFFNHISCHLPDIIPSRTVNDEQSRSCFITDYHEIKVICTPNVPLREWMKCPVFRQILYLYPRL from the exons ATGGCTTATTTCAAGAACACTGAATTGCTACCTGAGAGAAGAGGCATTGCAGGTGTGGTCAATAAGTCTCTGGATCAAAGTGAGCAAAAGTCACGGGCTTATCGTCGAGGGAGGAGGTTTGGTCGGATTTCTAGACAAGGATTCTTGTTTTGGTTGTTGTCACTTGGAGTGCTCTTGTTCATGTATTTGGCTTATTTTGGTTTAAAGATGCATTTTCATG GAGCTGTTTCTTCTTTGAGAGATGTCAAAGAagaatttttggtgaaaaatgctACAGAGCAGCCACCTAGGAGGCCACATAGGCAGC GTTTCTCTCCATGTGAGGTACCATTTCTTGATTCAGTTACATATCTCCTCGAGCCCAAAGATAATGTGAAGTTTGCTCACTTCTCCTTGGGGTATATAGAAAGAGAGGAGAAAACCTCATTGAATGAACCTCGGTTTGGTGGGCATCAAACTCTTGAAGAAAGAGAGGAATCCTATCATGCAAGAAATCGAACCATTTATTGTGGTTTTGTGAGCAAGCCTAACGGATTTCCAAGTACTGGATTTGATGTGGATGCGAAGgacaaaaaatatatgcataaaTGTATTGTCGTCGTGTCCTCGTGCATCTTTGGAAGCTCTGATTTTCTGAGAAGACCAACTAGCAAAGTG ATAAGCGAATACTCCAAGAAAAATGTTTGTTTTGTTATGTTTGTCGATGAAGAAAGTTTTGTCAAGCTGTCGGCCGATGGAAATATTCCGGATGAGAACGGATATGTTGGCTTATGGTGGATAGTAATTGTAAAGAGTTTACCGTATGAAGATATGCGGAAAACTGGAAAGGTGCCTAAATTTTTGTCTCACCGCCTTTTTCCTTCTTCCAG GTATTCAATCTGGCTTGATAGCAAGTTGCGGCTAAATGCTGATCCCATGCGGATCATCGAGTACTTTTTGTGGCGAGCGGGTTCAGAATATGCTATTTCAAATCACTATGCACGTCATTGTGTTTGGGAAGAGGTGCTCCAAAACAAGCGgctaaataaatataatcactCTGCTATAGATGAACAGTTTCATTTCTACCAGTCCGATGGGCTCACCAAGTTTGACTCTTCAGACCCACAAATCCATCTTCCAAGCT TTGTGCCTGAAGGTTCATTTATTGTCAGGGCTCATACACCAATGTCAAATTTGTTTTCATGCCTCTGGTTCAATGAGGTTGATCATTTTACATCACGTGATCAACTGAGCTTTGCATATACTTACTTGAAGTTGAGGCGGCTGAATCCCAACACACACTTCTATTTAAATATGTTCAAGGTCCTTTATCTGTTGAAGCCACTGCCtgtgtataaattttttaatcacaTTTCATGCCATCTTCCTGACATTATTCCTTCCAGGACTGTGAACGACGAGCAATCACGAAGTTGTTTCATCACAGATTACCATGAGATTAAAGTCATCTGTACTCCCAATGTACCTTTACGAGAATGGATGAAATGTCCAGTGTTTAGACAAATTTTGTACCTGTATCCGCGGTTGTGA
- the LOC140978965 gene encoding cullin-3A-like, translating into MSSGQKKRNFQIEAFKHKVVVDPKYADKTWKILEHAINEIYNHNASGLSFEELYRNAYNMVLHKFGEFLYLGLVSTMKFHLQTMSKCIEAAQGGSFLEELNTKWSDHNKALQMIRDILMYMDRTYIPNSQRASVHELGLNIWRDNVIHSSKIRTRLLNTLLELIFRERTGEVINRGLMRNIIKMLMDLGPSVYQEDFEKPFLDVSADFYRAESQEFIECSDCGDYLKKAERRLNEEIERVSHYLDTNSEAQITNVVEKEMIANHMLRLVHMENSGLVNMLCDDKFEDLGRMYCLFRRVVDGLSTIRDVMTSHIRDTGKQLVTDPEKSKNPVDFVDLLLEKRDKYDKIISIAFGNDKTFHNALSSSFEYFINLNPRSPEYISLFVDDKLRKGLKGVKEEDIEIILDKVMMLFRYLQEKDVFEKYYKQHLAKRLLSGKTVSDDAERSLIVKLKTECGYQFTSKLEGMFTDMKTSQDTMQGFYTACGSELGNSPTLVVQILTTGSWPTQSSITCNLPAEMLALCEKFRSYYLGTHTGRRLSWQTNMGTADIRATFGNGQKYELNVSTYQMCVLMLFNSADSLTYREIEQATEISSSDLKRCLQSLACVKGKNVLRKDPMSKDIGEDDIFSVNDKFTSKLRKVKIGTVVAQKESEPEKQETRQRVEEDRKPQIEAAIVRIMKARRVLDHNNIIAEVTKQLQSRFLANPGEIKKRIESLIERDFLERDTVDRRLYRYLA; encoded by the exons ATGAGCAGTGGGCAGAAGAAGAGGAATTTTCAGATTGAAGCGTTTAAACATAAGGTGGTGGTAGATCCGAAGTATGCAGATAAGACTTGGAAGATTTTAGAGCACGCGATTAATGAAATTTATAATCATAATGCTAGTGGACTCAGCTTTGAAGAATTATACAg AAACGCTTATAATATGGTATTGCATAAATTTGGGGAATTTCTTTATTTAGGACTCGTGTCAACAATGAAGTTCCATCTTCAAACGATGTCCAAATGTATTGAGGCTGCCCAGGGTGGATCATTCCTGGAGGAACTTAACACAAAATGGAGTGATCATAATAAAGCACTGCAGATGATTCGGGACATATTGATGTACATGGATAGAACTTATATTCCTAATAGCCAGCGAGCTTCTGTTCATGAACTCGGGCTCAATATTTGGAGAGACAATGTAATTCACTCCAGTAAAATAAGAACTAGGCTTTTgaacacacttcttgaattaaTATTCAGGGAACGCACAGGTGAAGTTATCAACAGAGGACTTATGAGAAACATAATCAAAATGCTTATGGATTTGGGACCTTCAGTCTACCAAGAAGATTTCGAGAAACCATTTCTTGATGTTTCAGCTGATTTCTACAGGGCAGAATCTCAGGAGTTTATTGAGTGCAGTGATTGTGGGGACTACCTGAAGAAAGCTGAAAGGCGTCTAAATGAAGAAATTGAGAGGGTATCCCACTACTTGGACACAAATAGTGAAGCCCAGATTACTAATGTTGTAGAGAAAGAGATGATTGCCAATCATATGCTTAGACTAGTTCACATGGAAAATTCAGGTTTAGTAAATATGCTTTGTGATGATAAATTTGAGGACTTGGGAAGGATGTACTGCTTATTTCGTCGAGTTGTCGATGGTCTCTCTACAATTAGAGATGTAATGACATCTCACATTAGAGACACTGGCAAACAACTTGTCACCGACCCTGAGAAATCAAAGAATCCAGTTGATTTTGTTGACTTGCTCCTTGAGAAAAGGGACAAGTATGATAAGATCATAAGCATAGCCTTTGGCAATGACAAAACCTTCCATAATGCCTTGAGTTCttcttttgaatattttatcaACTTGAATCCCCGTTCTCCTGAGTATATATCATTGTTCGTGGATGATAAACTCCGTAAAGGACTGAAGGGGGTGAAAGAGGAGGACATCGAGATTATTCTTGACAAGGTGATGATGTTGTTCCGCTACCTCCAGGAAAAAGATGTATTTGAGAAGTACTACAAACAACATCTGGCAAAGCGTCTTTTATCGGGAAAAACAGTATCTGATGATGCTGAGAGAAGTCTGATTGTGAAACTGAAGACTGAATGTGGCTATCAATTTACTTCAAAATTAGAAGGCATGTTTACAGACATGAAGACATCCCAAGACACAATGCAAGGGTTCTACACAGCCTGCGGCTCTGAGTTAGGGAACAGCCCTACACTGGTGGTCCAGATTTTGACTACTGGATCATGGCCCACCCAATCCAGCATTACCTGCAACTTACCAGCTGAAATGTTGGCTTTGTGTGAGAAATTTCGATCATATTACCTCGGAACCCATACTGGCCGGAGATTATCCTGGCAAACAAATATGGGCACTGCCGATATTAGAGCAACCTTTGGAAATGGCCAGAAATACGAGCTGAATGTTTCGACTTATCAAATGTGTGTTCTAATGCTGTTTAACAGTGCTGATAGTCTTACTTATAGAGAGATTGAGCAGGCAACTGAGATATCCTCTTCTGATTTGAAAAGATGCCTCCAGTCCTTAGCTTGTGTGAAAGGTAAAAACGTCCTTCGTAAAGACCCCATGAGCAAGGACATAGGAGAAGACGATATATTTTCTGTTAATGACAAGTTTACTAGCAAGCTTCGTAAGGTGAAGATTGGAACTGTGGTAGCACAAAAGGAATCCGAGCCTGAAAAACAAGAGACTCGACAGAGGGTTGAAGAGGACAGAAAACCACAGATCGAGGCTGCAATAGTGAGAATTATGAAAGCAAGAAGGGTGTTGGATCACAATAATATCATTGCCGAGGTTACAAAACAACTGCAGTCTCGGTTTCTAGCTAATCCTGGGGAGATCAAGAAACGGATTGAGTCCCTTATTGAGCGAGATTTTCTTGAGAGGGATACTGTGGATAGACGATTGTACCGGTATCTCGCCTGA